GGTGGTGTGCCGTCCCTTGCCGTCCACGTCGCGTGCGGCCTGGACCTCCATCGCCGGCCGGCCGAGCAGGGTGTTGGCGAGGGTGGACTTGCCCGCGCCGGAGATGCCCAGCAGGACGCTCGTGCCGTCGGCGACGACCGCCCGGAAGTCGTCCACGCCCTCCCCGGTGACGGAGCTGACGGGGAGCACCCGGACGCCGGGGGCGACGCGTTCGACGTCCTGGACGAGATGGGACAGCGTCGTGGCGTCCGGCACCAGGTCCGCCTTGGTCAGCAGCACGATCGGGTGCACCTCGTGCCGCCGGCCCCCGGCCCCGTCACCGAGCAGCGCGGCGCCGTCGGTGCTGGACATGGCCAGCGCGAGGAAGCGTTCCAGCCGTCCGGGGTCCAGCTCGACGGCGAGCGAGGCGCAGATGACGACACGGTCGATGTTGGTGGCCAGCACCTGGCCCTCGGACCGCTGCGAGGAGGTCGAGCGGACGAACGCGGTACGCCGGGGCAGCAGGGTCCGGACGAATCGCGGATCGCCGTCGGGGTCGACGGCCACCCAGTCGCCGGTGCACACGATCCGCATGGGGTCGCGGGGCACCACGAACGCGGTGTCCGCACTGAGCGTGCCGTGCGCCGTGACCACGTCGCACCGCCCGCGGTCCACCCTCACCACACGGCCCGGCAGGAGTCCCCGCTCGGCGTAAGGGGCGAAGACCGCGGCCAGGTCCGCGTCCCAGCCGTACGGAACCAGCGGGTGCGAAGCGGCGGAAGGAGAAGAGGAAGCCGGAAGAACGGGGAGAGACAAGGGAAACCCTTCACAGGGTGGCCCCGGCGACGCGCGCTCGGGCGCGAAGGAACGAAGGTCGGTCAGCCGGCGGCCACGGAGGTGGGAACGGTGTGCTTCGGGTCGTGGGCGGTGCCCACCGCGACGACGGTCATCACTGTCCTCACCTCCGGTCCTGTCGGATCTCCTCGAACTCGGCACACCATAACGGGGAACGGTCCGCCGGCGTCAACGCGTTTTTTCCGGCCGCCCTCCCGCGGATACCCCGGCGCCCGCGCTTTGCGGTCCTGAAGTACGGTTTGACTCCGGTATCGGCAAATCTCCCTCGATCAGGTGATAGCCACATACATGACCTGGTCCAGGAGCATTAGGGTGCCGGACATGACCTCTTCTCGGACCGCCACCAGCACATTCACACAAGCCCAGTTGGGCACCCAGGCCCTGATCGGCTGGAGCGGTGAGCACCCGGACGGCGACCGCGGTGTCGCCTTCCTCCTCGCCTACTCGCTCGGCGACGGCCAGGACGGCCCGGAGACCGGCGAGCTGGCCCTGCGTGCGGCTCTGGAACGCAGCGGACTGCGGATCGGCGGCGAGACACTGGACGGCTCCCAGCAGCCGGGCCTTCCGGTGAAACTGGTCGTCCAGGCAGGCCAGGCGGTGCTGACGATGCCTCACTTCAAGGCCCAGTACACCGTTCCGCGGGAATGGCTGGCGGTTGCGCGGTCGGAGGGCGTGGTGCACGGCATGTTCGCGACGCGCCCCTGGCCCGCGGCCGTCCCCGGGCAGCCGGTCGGCGAAGAGCTGCTGCGCTCCTTCGTCTGCGACCCCGAGACCGTACGGACCTCCGCGCACTGCCTGCTGCCGGTACGCAGCCTGGGCTGACCACCCGGCCATGACGGACAGGGCGGCGCATCCCCGCGCCGCCCTCACGGACACGACGATGCCCACCACCCCCGTGGGGTGGTGGGCATCGTCGTGAACGGCGCCGTACGACGGGGAGGCGGGCCGCTCCGGAGCGGCCCGCCTCCCGGGAACGGCGTCAGCCGTTGGCGATACCGTTGCCGGAGAGGAGCGGGATGTCCGACAGGATGTGCGACAGCGGCTCGTCGCCCTTGGCCTGGGTGGAGTTGTCCGTGCACTGCTGGTTCTGCGGGTTCGACAGGACGTTGACGTCCTGGACCGTGATCGGGACGAGGCCGATCAGCGACCCGACGTTGGCCTTGGCCGGGACGCCGAGGCAGAGCTTGTTGAGCGAGCCCTGCACCAGGCTGAGCTGCGGGCTCATGTCGCCCTCGGTCTCCGAGGTGCCGAACTCCGACTCGGAACCGTTGCCGTTGACGACGGTGGTGCCCATGTCGTTGCCGATCGCCATGGCCGAGGGGGCCGCGGCGGCGGAGATACCGAGCAGGGACACGGCCACGGCTGCGCCGGCCATCATCTTCTTCATGACGTCTCACCTTTCGACGCGTCCTGTGGGGACGCAGTAAATGAACCGGGACCGGCGCCCCGTCGCACCGGTCGATGTGGTGCCGGCGTTCCCGGCTGCGGACCTACGTCCTGCGGGCTGCCGGGACGAAGGCCCTTGTGTGCTCCTGTGCCGCCACCGCCGGTGTCTCCCGCCCGGGTTCACGCCCCTTCTCCCGCCATTCGGCGAGCAGCCGGTCGTAGATCGGCGTGGGCGTGGGGTGGCGGGAGACCCCGGCGGTGGCACGCCGGAGCTGTTCTTCGTACGGGTCCATGGGGTGGCCCTACCCGGCAGGCCGGGCCTCGTCTGCCGCGGATACGGCAACCGGACCAATGCCCGCACCAAAGGACTACTCCGCTCACACGGCCGGCCCCACGTACCGGCGGCCGTGCGCCGGGCGTCAGTTGTTTCCGGCGCCGTTGGCCGAGAGAATCGGGATGTCGTTGAGGATGTGCGACAGCGCCTCGTCACCCTTGGCCTGGGTGGAGTTCTCGGTGCACTGCTGGTTCTGCGGCGAGGACAGGATGTTGATGTCCTGGACCGAGATCGGAACGAGGCCGAGGAGGGAACCGATGTTGGCCTTGGCCGGCAGCGCGATGCAGGGCTTGTTGAACGACCCCTGGATCAGGCCGATCTGAGGGCTCATGTCACCCGAGGTGCTGCTGTTTCCGTAGTACTGCACGGCACCGTTGCCGTTGACCGCCGTGGTGCCCATGTCGTTACCGGTCGCCATGGCGGCGGGAGCCGCGACGGCGGACACGCCCGCGACGGACGCGGCCATGGCCGCCGAAGCCAGAATCTTCTTGATCATGAGAGAGCCCTTCTGGATGTGCTGTTGCTCGGCCGGACCGGACACGCGGAACACGCGCGCCGCACTGGCCGAAGTGATGCCACTTCACTCGGACGGTGCCGTCTTCGGCCGGGCGGGAGTGCCTGGCCTGGCACCGGAGAACATGCGCTGAATGGAGGGATGCTGTGAGGGGTGCGGGAGTCAGCCCCCGACGGGCAGGCCGCCGAGCAGCGGGGCGGCCTCCGCGGCCACACCGGTCGCCTCGTCCGCCAGCCTGCTCACGGTGCCGTCCTCGTGGATCTGGCGTGTCACGCCGCCGACCGTGTCGACCAGCGGGTCGACGGCCTGCGGGGTGCTGGCCATGAGGTGGTTCACGCCGGTGGTGAGACTGAGCGTGGGAGAGGTGGGAGCAACCGCGAAGGCGGGCGCAGCCGTTCCGAGGGCGGCCACGGAACCGGCAACGAACGCGGCGGTCTTCGCGTACTTCACTTCTGTTCTCCTTCCACAGCGGCGTGGTTTCCGGTCGCGTTCCCGCGCCGCACAAGCCTTCTGCACCTGTGGCATCCACCGCTTTCACCAGGTACAACGATCGGAGCACGTACCGGAAACTGTGCGATGCGCATTTTTTTCGCGAAGTTCATGAACCGGGATGATGCGGGCACGGAAACGCCCCGCGACCGGTTGCGCGGTCCGGGGCGTTCCGGTGACTGCGATCGGCTCGGTGCGAGCCGGTCAGCTGTTGACGCAGGTGTTGCCGAAGGCGGGGTTCAGCAGACCGATGATGTTGATGCTGTTCCCGCAGACGTTCACCGGGATGTGGACCGGCACCTGCACGACGTTGCCGGACAGCACGCCCGGGGAACCGGCCGCGATGGCACCGGCGCCCGCGTCGGCCATGGCCGGGGTGGCGGCGCCCAGCGCCATGAGGGCTCCGGCGGCGATGGCGGCGACCTTGGTGTACTTCACTTTTCGTCCCTTTCTGCTGCGGAGTCCTGACGCGGACACGTCTTTCGTACCGCGCGGGCGCCCTCAGGAGGGACACATCCGTGACTCCGGAGCTGCAATCCGTAACGAATCAGCGGGCGGCGGGTGACTCCCCGGAGGGGGTTTCCCGGAAATCCGCCCGAATGCCACAGGACCGGGCCGCACGATGGAGGAATGTCGGCGGCCCGGACCGGTCGTGGAGGCTGCTCAGCTGTTGCCGGCGCCGTTGCCGGAGAGGAGCGGGATGTCCGACAGGATGTGGGACAGCGGCTCGTCGCCCTTGGCCTGGGTGGAGTTGTCCGTGCACTGCTGGTTCTGCGGGTTCGACAGGACGTTGACGTCCTGGACCGTGATCGGGATGAGGCCGATCAGCGACCCGACGTTGGCCTTGAGCGGCAGACCCACACAGGGCTTGTTGAGCGAGCCCTGCACCAGGCTGAGCTGCGGGCTCATGTCGCCCTCGGTCTCCGAGGTGCCGAACTCCGACTCGGAACCGTTGCCGTTGACGACGGTGGTGCCCATGTCGTCGCCGATGGCCATGGCGCTGGTCGCGGTGAGACCGAGGATGGAAGCGGCGACGGCACCCGTAGCCAGAACCTTCTTGATCACGATTAACCCTTCTCGTACCGAGTGCTCCGCGGCGGAGCTTCCTGATCAACTCCCGGCCCCGCGTTTGGTTTCCCCCATTCATCCGAATGCCGGGCACGCGACCGGCGCACGACAGGGCGCCCGGAGCGCACGAACGCGCGCACTTAACTCTTTCGAGTGGTTACAAAATTTCCACGACTCTCCGAGTTTCCCCGTAGCCCCTCGATCGTTATGCAGTCGTCCGCGTACATGGGAATGACTTTCCATCCGGGTCACCGCCCGCGCGAATTCCAATGAAGGGCAAGTAATGCGACAGGTTCTGAACAAAAGCATGGTCGTCATGGCGGCCGCGTCGGGGATCCTGGCCGCCGCCGGCGGCTACGCCCACGCCGATGCGTCGGCCGACGGTGTGGCGGCGGGTTCGCCCGGCGTCGGCTCGGGCAACGCGGTGCAGGTGCCGGTCCACATCCCGGTGAACGTCTGCGGGAACACCGTCGATGTGATCGCGCTGCTGAACCCCGCATTCGGCAACACCTGCGCCAACGTCGGCTCGGGTGACCAGCACGGCTCCGGCCACGGTCACGGCTCCGGCCACGGCTCCGGCCACGGTCACGGCTCCGGCCACGGCTCCGGCTCCGGCTCCGGAGCGGACGCCGAGGCGGTGGCCGCGGGTTCACCGGGCGTGCTGTCGGGCAACCTGGCCCAGGTCCCGGTGGACGTCCCGGTCAACGCCTGCGGCAACTCGGTGGACGTCGTGGGTCTGCTCAACCCGGTGTTCGGCAACACCTGCGTCAATGACAGCGGCCACGACGGTGGTCACGAGATCCCGCCGGTCGACCCGCCCTCCCCCGAGCCGCCCACCACCGAGCCCCCGGCCCCCGAGCCGCCCACCACCGAGCCCCCGACCAGCGAGCCGCCCACCAGCGAGCCCCCGGTGCAGGAGCCCCCGGTCAAGGAGCCCCCGGCCGACCCCTCCGTGCCGAACACCCCCGACACGCAGCTCGCCGAGACCGGTGCCGGGCAGATCGGCCTGGCCGCCGGTGCGAGCGCCGCACTGCTGCTGGGCGGTGCGGTGCTGATGCGCCGTAACCGCGCCGCACGCGACTGACACCGCACGCGCGAAGGGGCCCCGGCATCGGGTGATGCCGGGGCCCCTTCCTTCGTACCGTCAGACGCGGGAGAGTCCCGCGCGGTCCAGGTACGCCGCGATCATCGCGGTCTCCGTCCCGTCCAGGCGGCGCATCGGCGGGCTCATGACGTTCGTGGCGATGACGCCGCGCAGCATCAGGGCCGTCTTGAACGCGCCGAGACCCGCCGCGGTGGCCGATGCGGTACCGGGGACCGCCGCCCCCACGATGTCGAACAGGGCCACGAGCCGGTCCTGTTCGGCGGCCGCGGCCGCCCAGTCACCGCGTACGGCGGCCTGGTGCAGCCGTACGTAGCCGTGCGGGTCCACGTTGCCGAGGCCGGGGACGGAGCCGTCCGCACCGCTCAGCATCATGGCGTCGACGACGAGTTCGTGGCCGGTCAGGACGGAGAACCCGGGCAGGTCCCTGGCTCCGATGGCCAGCCGCCGGAAGGCTCCGTCGTCACCGCTGGAGTCCTTCACCCCGGCGAGCACCCCGTCCGCGGCGAGCGGCAGCAGCAGCTCCGGGTCCAGTTTGCTGTGGACGCAGACCGGCACGTCGTAGGCCAGCAGCGGGGCGTCCACCGCGGCGGCGATGTCCCGGAAGTGCCGGTCGATCTCGGTGGGGTGGGTGCGGGTGTAGAACGGCGCGGTGGCGACGACGGCGTCGGCACCGAGGGCGATCGCCGCGCGGGCCCGCTCGACGGCCCGGTTGGTGGTGGTCTCGATGGCGCCGACGAGGACGGGCACCTGGCCCGCCGACGCCTTGGTGACGACCTCGATGACCTCGTCCTGCTGGGAAGGGGTCAGATAGGCGGTCTCGCCGGAGCTGCCGAGGGCGAAGAGGCCGTTGACACCGCCGTCCAGGAGGTGGCCGACGACCCTTTCCAGGGATCCCCGGTCCAGTGCGCCGTCCGCGGTGAGCGGGGTGACGACGGGCGGGATCACTCCGGTGAAGGGGGTGGCGGGGGCGGTCATGCGGTGCTCCTTGCGGGCGGTACGGGGGCCCGGTCCCCGGCGGGGGACCCGGGGGTCTGGGGGTGGACGCAGTGCCAGCGGTGTCCGCCGGGACCGGAGGTGTTCGGAGGGAAGACCGTGGCGCACGCGTCGTCGGCCTTCCAGCAGCGGGTGCGGAAGGGGCAGCCGGACGGCGGGTTGGTGGCCGAGGGCACCGGTCCGGTGAGGATGATGCGCTCGGTGGCCTCCATCAGGCTGGGGGTCGCGGAGAGCAGTGCCTCGGTGTACGGGTGCCGGGGCGCGCCCGCCACGTCCGCGGCGCGCCCCTCCTCGACGATGCGGCCGAGGTAGAGGACGGCGATGCGGTCGGCGAGGTAGCGCACGGTCTGGATGTCGTGCGAGATGAACACCATGCCGAGGCCCAGGCGTTCGCGCAGGTCGACCAGGAGGTTGAGCACCTGGGCGCGCACGGAGACGTCGAGCGCGGAGGTCGGTTCGTCGGCGACGACGATCTCCGGTTCGAGGGCGAGGGCGCGGGCGATGGCGACGCGCTGGCGCTGTCCGCCGGAGAGCTGGCCGGGCAGGGCTTCGAGGGTGTGTCCGGGCAGTCCGACGAGGTCGAGGAGTTCGGTGACGCGGGCTTCGCGGGCCTCACGGGTGCCGCGCCGGTGGACGTCCAGGGGGTCCCGCAGGATCTGGCGTACCGTCAGTCTGGGGTTGAGCGCGGTGGAGGGGTCCTGGAAGACGACGCCGACGGCGGATCCGAAGTCCTTGCGGCGTTCGGCGGCCGGCATGTCCCAGAGGTCGCGGCCGTGGAAGAGGACCTCGCCCTCGGTGGGCTTCTGGAGGCCGGTCAGGACCCGGGCGAGGGTGGACTTGCCGCAGCCGGACTCCCCCACCAGGCCGACGATCTCGCCGCGGGTGACCTCCAGCGTGGCGTCGGTGAGCGCGTGCACGGCGTCGCGGCTGAAGAGTCCTCCCCCGCGTGCCTTGTGGCGTACGTGAACGCCGTCGAGCCTGATCACAGGGCGCTCCCTTCCAGCTTCTTCGCGGCGGCCCCGGCCGGGTGGTGGCAGGCGTAGCCGTGGTCCGTGGTGGTGGTGTGTCCGGTGAGTGCCGGGGCGGTGGTGCGGCAGAGGCCGGTGGCGGCGGCGCAGCGGCCGGCGAAGCGGCAGCCCTCGCCGAAGCCCTGGGGGGCGGGGACGACGCCGCGGATCTGGTGCAGGCGCTCGGCGCCGGCTTCCAGGGAGACGACGGAGCCCAGGAGGCCGCGGCTGTAGTGGTGGGTGGGGGCGGTGAGGACGGACCGGGTGGCGCCGATCTCGGCGAGGCGTCCGGCGTACATGACGGCGACGCGGTGGGAGAGGTCGCCGACCAGGGCGAGGTCGTGGGAGACCAGGACCATGGCGAAGCCGAGTTCGTCGCGGAGCTCGACGAGGAGTTCGACGACCTGGGCCTGGACGGTGACGTCGAGGGCGGTGGTCGGTTCGTCCGCGATCAGCAGGCGCGGGCTGCGGGACAGGGCCATGGCGATGAGGACGCGCTGGCGCTGTCCGCCGGAGAGCTCGTGCGGGTAGCTGCGCAGGATGCGTTCGGGTGAGAGGCCGACGAGTTCGAGCAGTTCGGCGGGGGTCTTGGTGCCGCCGCGTGAGGTGAGCTGCTTGAGCTGGGTGCCGACGAGGACGGAGGGGTTGAGGGAGGAGAGCGCGTCCTGGTAGACCATGGCGATCTCGGGGCCCATCAGGGCGCGGCGCTCCCTGGGCGGCAGCTTCAGCAGGTCCCGGCCGCGGTAGAGGATCTCGCCGCTGACCTCGGCGTTGCGCGCGAGGAGGCCCATGACGGCGAGGCTGGTGATGGACTTCCCGCAACCGGACTCGCCGACGAGGCCGAGGGTCTCGCCCTCGTGGACGGTGAAGTCGAGCCCGTCGACGACGGGGATGTCGCCGTAGCGGTCGGGGAAGCGGATGGCGAGGTCGCGTACGACGAGGAGTTCGGCGGCGTCCTCGCGTACCGGGGTGAGGGCGGGTCCGGTGGCTTCGATGTGCCGGGCGAGCCTGGCGAGGGCCGCGTCGACGTCGACGGTGGAGGCGGCCTCGACCGGGTCGGGGGCCGTGGTGCTCTCGGGTCCGGCCGCGGGGCGGGCGCTCTTCGGTGCGGCGGAGGCGTCGGTGAGGCCCTCGGAGAGGACGTTGAGCGCGAGGACGGTGACCAGCAGGGCGAGGCCGGGGAAGAAGGTGGCCCACCAGCCGCCCGCCAGCAGGATCTGCCGGCCGTAGGCGAGGACGCTGCCCCAGCTGGGGTCGGGGTCCTGCACGCCGGCGCCGATGAAGGAGAGGCTGGCCTCGAAGATGATCGCCTCGGCGACCATGACGGTGGCGAACACCATGACGGGGGCCATGCAGTTGACGGCGACGTGGCGGAGCACGATGTAGCCGCGCCGGGCGCCGATGACCTTCTCCGCGGCGACGTAGTCCTCGCCGTACTGGGCGAGGACGTTGGCGCGGACGACGCGGGCGAGGGAGGGGGTGTAGACGAAGGCGATGGTGAAGATGATCACCGGGATGCTGGTGCCGAAGACGGCGACCAGGACGGCCGCGAGCGCGATCGGCGGGAACGACATCACGATGTCGAGGGTGCGCATGACCGATTCGTCGCCCAGCTTGCGCGAGGTGGCGGCGAGCGAGCCGAGGACCGCTCCCGCGACGAGGGCGACGGCGGTGGCGCCGAGGCCGATGACCAGCGAGTAGCGGGCGCCGTGCACCACGCGGGCGAAGACGTCGCGTCCGGCCCGGTCGGTGCCGAACCAGTGGTCGGCGCCGGGTGCCTGGACGGGCGTGCCGGTGGTCAGCGGGTCCTGGGTGAGCAGCGGGGCGAGTACGGCGCCGAGGAGGACGAGGACCAGGACCCCGAGGGCGACGCGGGAGGTGGCCGGGAGCGCGCGGAAGGCGATGCCGGGTCGGGAGAGCTTTTTGGCCAGGCGGCCCGTGGCGAACATGTCACACCGTCCTGATGCGCGGGTTGACCAGCAGGTAGAGCAGGTCGACGATGACGTTGACCACCAGGAAGGCGATGGCGATGGTCAGTACGGTGCCCTGGACCAGGGCGACGTCGCCTCCGGTGACACCTTCGAGGATGAGCTTGCCCATGCCGGGCAGGTCGAAGATCGCCTCGATGACGACGGCGCCGCTGAGCAGGTAGCCGACCTTGACGCCGAGCACGGTGAGCGGGGTGACGAGCGCGTTGCGCAGCACCGAGCGGATCACCAGGAAGACCGGCAGGCCGTTGCCCCGGGCGGTGCGGACGTAGTCGCGGTCGAGTTCGGCGACCATCGAGGTGCGTACGAGGCGGGCGAGCGACGCGGCGACGGGGACGGCGAGCGAGATCGCGGGCAGGGCCATGGTGGTGAGCCAGCCGCTGAAGGAGTCGGCGGGGTTGGTGTAGCCGCCGGTCGGGAAGATCCGGGTGTTCAGCGCGAACTGCTGGATGAGCAGCACCCCGAGCCAGAAGGAGGGGATGGCGACCCCGGCCATGGACAGCACCCGGAAGAGCTGGTCGGGCCAGCGGTCGCGGTACATCGCGCCCAGTACGCCGCCGGCGACCGCGAGGACGACGGCGAGGAGGAGCCCGAGGAGGGTGAGCTGGAGGGTGAGCGGGAAGGCGGCGGTGATCCGGTCGATCACCGGCTGGCTCGGCGGGACGGTCATGCCGAGGTCGAAGTGGAGCAGTTGGCCGAGGAAGTCGAAGTAGCGTACGGGCAACGGGTCGTTGAGTCCGTTGGCCTCGGCGAAGGCTTCCCTGGCCTCGGGACCGGCGCTCTCCCCGAGCGCGTTGTAGGCCGGGTCGGCCGGCGAGAACTGCAGCACCACGAAGACCAGCAGCGCGATGCCGAGGATCATCACCGGCATCATCGCGACGCGGCGCAGCGCGAGCCGGAGAAAAGCAACCATCGTCGGGTTCCTTGCGGTTGGGCGGGCGGCGGGTCCGGGCCGCCGGGGGGTGGCGGGCCCGGACCGGTGGGCCCGGGCCGCCGGGGGGAGGCGGGCCCGGGGGCCGGGGGGGCGGGCGTCAGGCGCGGCCGACGTCCACGAACGACAGGCCGGTGGTGGGCAGCGGTTCGAAGCCGGGCAGGGCCTTCTCGTTCCAGGCGGTGGGCAGTTTGCGGTGGAGGACGGGGTAGAGCGCGGCCTCGTCGGCGACGAGGTCGGTGGCCCGGCCCCACAGCTCCTTGCGGGTGGCCTCGTCGGCCGCCTTGGCCGCCTTGTCGAGGAGCTGCTTGACCTGCTTGTACGCGGGGGACCTGGACCAGGCGTAACGCTTCTCCGGCCAGAAGCCGTAGTAGAACCAGCGCATCAGCAGGTCCGTGTCGTTGCCGAAGACGGAGGGGTCGCCGGGTGCGACGAGGACCTCGAAGTCGCCGCTGTCGACCTTGGCGTACTGGGCCGGCGACTGGGCGATGTCCAGGGTGGCCTCGATGCCGGCGGCGGCCCAGCTCTCCTTGAGCAGCGGGGCGATGTCCTTGACCCAGCCGGTGTCGGTGGTCAGGACGGTGAAGGCGAGCTTGCCGACGCCGGCTTCGGCGAGGAGCTTCTTCGCCTTGGCCACGTCGTGGGTGTAGACGGTGGCGGCCTTGTGGTACTCGGGGTGGGTCGCGGGGACGTATCCGGTGGCGGCGGCCGCGTTGCCGACCATCGCGGTGGAGATGATCTTCTCGGTGTCCAGGGCGTAGTGCAGGGCCTGGCGGACCCGCTTGTCGGCGAACCGCTCGTCGGCGGTGTTGAACATCAGGAAGAGCAGGCCGAAGGACTGCACGGACTCGGTCCTCGCGGTGGCGGAGAGCCGCTTGACGTCGATGTACGGGACGTCCTCGATGGCCTGGACGCGGCCGGACTCCATGGCGCTGACGCGGGCCGACTGGTCCGAGATCAGGCGCCAGATCATCTTCTCGGCCTTCGCCGGGTGCGGGCCGTTGTACGCCTTGTGCTTCTCGAAGACGATCTTGTCCTCGCGGGTCGCCGAGACGAACCTGTACGGGCCGGAGCCGACGGGCTCGGCGTCGAAGCCCTTGACGTCCGCCTCGACGATCTTCTTCGGGACGATCCGGACGACGGCGATGCGGGAGGGGAAGAGGGCGAAGGCGTGCTTGAGCTTGAACTCGACCGTGGCGGCGTCGACCGCGGTGACCGTGTCGACGAACGGCACGAACTGGGCCATCAGGGAGGCGTTCTCGGGGTCCAGGACGCGTTCGAAGCTGAACACCACGTCGTCGGCGGTGACCGGCGAGCCGTCGTGGAAGGTGGCGCCGTCACGGAGGGTGGCCCGGTAGGTGGTGGCGTTGATCTTCTCCGGCATCCCGGTGGCGAGCGCGGGGCGGGCCACGAGTGTGGCCGGATCGAGATCGACCAGGCCCTCGAAGATGTGCATGTTGGCGGCGTACGGAGTCGCGCCGGAGGTGATCATGGGGTCGAACCCGGTCGAGAGAGGGTAGGAGAGGCCGGCTTCGATGGTGCCGCCGCCCTCCCCCTTGCCCGCGGCGCCGTCGGCGGTCGAGGAGGGTCCGCCGCACGCGGAAAGGCTCGCCGTGATGGCGGCGGCCGCGCCGATGACGCCGGTGTAACGCAGGAAGGTGCGACGCTCGACACCGGCTGGCCTCAGCTCGGGCACGGGTCCTCCAGAGGGGAAGTCGAAAAGGGCAGAGGGGGGCGTGGGCGGGAACAGCTGGTTCGGCCGTGATCGCGACGGCCGCCGCCCACTTGGCATCAGACGTCAGATGTCTGATGCCTTGATAGCGTGGGAACGTAGCTTGACAATCGAGAGGGGTCAAGAGGTGGGGAGTTCACATATGTCCGGCACCCGGTCCGGGCGCACCCTGCTGCGGCAGGAAGTCGTCGAGGGCATCAAGCGGTACATCCTCGACGAGCGGCTGCGCCCCGGCGACCCGCTGCCCACGGAACCCGCCCTGTGCGAGGCGCTCGGCGCCAGCCGCTCCAGCGTCCGCGAGGCCGTCAAGATCCTGAACGCGCTCGACATCGTGGAGGTGCGCCACGGCCACGGGACGTACGTGGGCCGGCTGAGCCTCTCCGCCCTGGTGGAGAGCCTCACCTTCCGCGGGCTCCTCTCCCCCGACGACGACTTCCAGGTGATGGCCGACCTGGTGGACGTACGCGAGCTGTTCGAGCGCGGGATGGCCGACCGGATCGTCTCCTCGCTGAACACCGAGCAACTGGACACCCTGGACGGGCTGGTGGAGACCATGCGGGCCACCGGGTCGGGCGACGGGCACGGCTTCGTGGCGGCGGACCGGGCGTTCCACGCCCTGCTGGTGGCACCGCTGGGCAACGACCTGATAGGCCAGCTCTCGATGGCGTTCTGGGACGTCTACGCGATCGTCGCCCCCCACCTCGACGGATTCACGCACGCCGACGAGCGGGAGACCGTCAACGCGCACCAGGCCATCGTGGACGCGGCCCGGGCCGGTGACATCCCGGCGTTCCTGACGGCGGTCGGCGAGCACTACGCCCCGGTCAGGCGGCGGATCGCGGAGGCCCGGGCCCGCTGAGCGGGCCGGGCCGCACCCCCGTCCCGGCCGGGCGCCTCTTGACGTCCGGCCGCGGCGCTCCCTAGGGTCCGGTTGCCACCAGGACATCTGACGTCTTCTGTCCTGTCGCTTCCCGTACCCCTGGAGGGCACAGCCATGCCGTCGGCCGATCTCACCCTCGCGGAATGCCGCGCCTACCGGCCCGAACTGCCGCTGCCCGGCGACTTCGACGCGTTCTGGGACCGCACCCTGGGCGCCGGTCCGCACGGAAGTGGCCCGGGCGGGGGCGAGCCGGAGAAGCCGCGCTTCGAGGAGGTCGACGCCGGGCTGTCCCAGGTGCGCGTCCACGACGTGAGCATCCCGGGATACGACGGCCGGCCGGTCCGCGGCTGGCTGCGGATGCCCGCGGGCGCGACCGGACCGCTGGGCTGTGTCGTGGAGTTCCTGGGGTACGGGCGCGGCCGGGGCCTGCCCCACGAGCAGTTGACGTGGGCCTGCGCCGGTTACGCCCATCTGGTGATGGACACCCGCGGCCAGGGCTGGTCGTCGGCGGGCGGGGTCACCGCGGACACC
This DNA window, taken from Streptomyces nitrosporeus, encodes the following:
- a CDS encoding dipeptide/oligopeptide/nickel ABC transporter permease/ATP-binding protein produces the protein MFATGRLAKKLSRPGIAFRALPATSRVALGVLVLVLLGAVLAPLLTQDPLTTGTPVQAPGADHWFGTDRAGRDVFARVVHGARYSLVIGLGATAVALVAGAVLGSLAATSRKLGDESVMRTLDIVMSFPPIALAAVLVAVFGTSIPVIIFTIAFVYTPSLARVVRANVLAQYGEDYVAAEKVIGARRGYIVLRHVAVNCMAPVMVFATVMVAEAIIFEASLSFIGAGVQDPDPSWGSVLAYGRQILLAGGWWATFFPGLALLVTVLALNVLSEGLTDASAAPKSARPAAGPESTTAPDPVEAASTVDVDAALARLARHIEATGPALTPVREDAAELLVVRDLAIRFPDRYGDIPVVDGLDFTVHEGETLGLVGESGCGKSITSLAVMGLLARNAEVSGEILYRGRDLLKLPPRERRALMGPEIAMVYQDALSSLNPSVLVGTQLKQLTSRGGTKTPAELLELVGLSPERILRSYPHELSGGQRQRVLIAMALSRSPRLLIADEPTTALDVTVQAQVVELLVELRDELGFAMVLVSHDLALVGDLSHRVAVMYAGRLAEIGATRSVLTAPTHHYSRGLLGSVVSLEAGAERLHQIRGVVPAPQGFGEGCRFAGRCAAATGLCRTTAPALTGHTTTTDHGYACHHPAGAAAKKLEGSAL
- a CDS encoding ABC transporter permease, with translation MVAFLRLALRRVAMMPVMILGIALLVFVVLQFSPADPAYNALGESAGPEAREAFAEANGLNDPLPVRYFDFLGQLLHFDLGMTVPPSQPVIDRITAAFPLTLQLTLLGLLLAVVLAVAGGVLGAMYRDRWPDQLFRVLSMAGVAIPSFWLGVLLIQQFALNTRIFPTGGYTNPADSFSGWLTTMALPAISLAVPVAASLARLVRTSMVAELDRDYVRTARGNGLPVFLVIRSVLRNALVTPLTVLGVKVGYLLSGAVVIEAIFDLPGMGKLILEGVTGGDVALVQGTVLTIAIAFLVVNVIVDLLYLLVNPRIRTV
- a CDS encoding ABC transporter substrate-binding protein; this translates as MPELRPAGVERRTFLRYTGVIGAAAAITASLSACGGPSSTADGAAGKGEGGGTIEAGLSYPLSTGFDPMITSGATPYAANMHIFEGLVDLDPATLVARPALATGMPEKINATTYRATLRDGATFHDGSPVTADDVVFSFERVLDPENASLMAQFVPFVDTVTAVDAATVEFKLKHAFALFPSRIAVVRIVPKKIVEADVKGFDAEPVGSGPYRFVSATREDKIVFEKHKAYNGPHPAKAEKMIWRLISDQSARVSAMESGRVQAIEDVPYIDVKRLSATARTESVQSFGLLFLMFNTADERFADKRVRQALHYALDTEKIISTAMVGNAAAATGYVPATHPEYHKAATVYTHDVAKAKKLLAEAGVGKLAFTVLTTDTGWVKDIAPLLKESWAAAGIEATLDIAQSPAQYAKVDSGDFEVLVAPGDPSVFGNDTDLLMRWFYYGFWPEKRYAWSRSPAYKQVKQLLDKAAKAADEATRKELWGRATDLVADEAALYPVLHRKLPTAWNEKALPGFEPLPTTGLSFVDVGRA
- a CDS encoding FadR/GntR family transcriptional regulator: MSGTRSGRTLLRQEVVEGIKRYILDERLRPGDPLPTEPALCEALGASRSSVREAVKILNALDIVEVRHGHGTYVGRLSLSALVESLTFRGLLSPDDDFQVMADLVDVRELFERGMADRIVSSLNTEQLDTLDGLVETMRATGSGDGHGFVAADRAFHALLVAPLGNDLIGQLSMAFWDVYAIVAPHLDGFTHADERETVNAHQAIVDAARAGDIPAFLTAVGEHYAPVRRRIAEARAR